The Blastopirellula marina genomic sequence ATAACGCTCACAATCACCCGGCGGGCGCGAGTGACTGCCCATTGTAAAACCGCCCGATTCGCCCGCTCGGGTGCATTGTGTTGTTATGCCTTGTCTTCCTCGCGGCCAAGTGCCATTGCGAACATCTCGAAATCATGTGCAATCTGAACGGCATCTGATTCGGCCATTGGAATGAATGGCACCATATAGACCGGACAGGGTGATCCATCCTGTTTGCGAATCGCCAGCATTTCACCACCGCCACTGCTGCCAATTGCAAACCATCCGGGCAGGAACTCCGAAACATTGTATCCTTGATTGTATTCAGGAAGTTCGCCCGAAGAGCAGAGTTGGAAATACCACGGTTCGATGCACAGGAACCCCTCGCCGCCATTGCTGTACCGCAGAAAGGCCAAATACTCATCCGGCAAGTCGAAATCGCACGAGGCGATAAGAGCCTTGATATCGTCGTTCGTCGCTGGAGGACGTCGCGTCCAACCCGCGGTCGAATCGCTCAGGATTTCGAGAAGCTTCGCCATTGGGGCCTTGGGGCATAACTAGTGTTTATTCAGAACCTTTCCGAATAACGTGCGCACGTTATTCGGAATCCAGGCTGTCGAAATCAGCCGGGCTGCGGACGCCACGGCCTCCCTGGTTCAAAACATGAGTATAAATCATCGTCGTCCTAACGTCACTGTGACCAAGGAGTTCCTGAACCGTGCGGATGTCATAGCCCGCCTCGATCAGATGGGTTGCGAACGAGTGACGAAATGTATGAGCCGTCACTCGTTTCGTGATATGCGCTCGACGGGCCGCTGCGGAAATTGCCTTCGATATGGTGGATTCGTGCAGATGATGACGCCGCCGAATACGACTGCGAGGATCAACGCTCAATCCAGCGGCGGGAAAAACGTACTTCCAGCGAAAATCGAAGGCCGCCTGTGGAGATTTTCGCTCAAAGGCATGGGGCAGTTCGACGCTGCCGAAGCCTGCGGCAAGATCGTCCTCATGGTAATGCCGGGATATCTCGATCTGGTGCCGGAGATCGGACACCGCAGCTTTCGGAAACATCGTGCGGCGATCCTTATCTCCCTTGCCTTCGCGAACGATTAGTTCCCGTCGCTCGAAATCGATATCTTTGACACGCAGCCGAAGCGCCTCCAG encodes the following:
- a CDS encoding integron integrase, with translation MTATTQQRRSPLGLFPDKPTPRLYDRIIEVLRVRHYSLRTEDAYLHWIRRYIEFHKHEHPRRMVEGDVNRFLTDLAVNGHVAASTQNQALAAILFLYEHVLKQPLDRIEGVVRANRPKRLPVVLTRDESRRILGEMSGTPRLIGLLLYGSGLRLLEALRLRVKDIDFERRELIVREGKGDKDRRTMFPKAAVSDLRHQIEISRHYHEDDLAAGFGSVELPHAFERKSPQAAFDFRWKYVFPAAGLSVDPRSRIRRRHHLHESTISKAISAAARRAHITKRVTAHTFRHSFATHLIEAGYDIRTVQELLGHSDVRTTMIYTHVLNQGGRGVRSPADFDSLDSE
- a CDS encoding SMI1/KNR4 family protein, with the protein product MAKLLEILSDSTAGWTRRPPATNDDIKALIASCDFDLPDEYLAFLRYSNGGEGFLCIEPWYFQLCSSGELPEYNQGYNVSEFLPGWFAIGSSGGGEMLAIRKQDGSPCPVYMVPFIPMAESDAVQIAHDFEMFAMALGREEDKA